A window of uncultured Methanoregula sp. genomic DNA:
TTTTTTTGAACGGATTAATTCCATTGAATGAGCTTATCCGATAATCGTGTTGTTTCCGATCGATACTATGAGAGACTGTATATATAATTCTGACAAGAATAACGGAAGAATGCCATCTGAACGATAATATCTATCCAGCAGCATCTCCCGGGAACGTGCATTATTGTGAGTGCGATAATTGTAGCGATATCAGTTTTTATGGTTTACCCCAACAGTTTTTCATTTATATTGAGAATACTCAAAAAACAACTTGGATAAGAATTTTTTGATATTTCACGTAAAAAAACATAATATCTTCAGAATTTCGTGGGACGGGTTGAAATAAATATATATATAATTAAGACATTTTATCAGATACGGGTTTGCAACTATTTGAAACCCCAAGGTGAATCATGAAATCGATAAACAATGATAATGCTTTCACCGGCCTCGAGGCAGCGATTGTGCTCATTGCATTCGTTGTCGTTGCGGCGGTGTTCTCGTATGTGGTGCTCGGCGCCGGGTTCTTCACTACCCAGAAGAGCCAGGAAGTCGTTCACACCGGTGTACAGCAGGCAAGCTCAACTCTCGAAATTGTCGGCAATGTCTATGGTACCGGAACGGCAGGATCTTCAATCAACAGGATCAATTTCTCGGCTGCATTAGCTCCCGGTGGAACCCCGGTTGACTTTGAGAAAGTCGTCATCACCTACAGCAATGCATCCCAGCTGGAAACTCTCGGACGTATGCCTAACAAAGGAGATACCGTTACTACAGGAAAATGGGGAGTTGTCACAGTCCAGAACCAGGTAACCAATGACTATGTACTCGAGAAAGGCGAGCAGTTCGATATCACGGCAATGCCAACAAACCCCATTGTCAAGAACGACCAGTTCCAGCTTGAGATCAAGCCGGCGATCGGTGCAGCACTCTCAATCTCTCGTACTGCCCCGGCTTCGATCCTGACGGTCAATACCCTCTACTAATCTTTTTTATTTTTCTCAAACCCGTTGCAGGGTACTTTTTTCAGGCGCATGTTTCTGGATTTGCAGTACGTTTCGTTCAGTCTCCACGAATAGCATAACGGGCACGATACATTTTCAGATTCGAAAGAATCCCGCGCAGCAAAACCGTGTGCAAAGAGACACGAGTGAAAAGCCCTAAAAGAAGTGAGATCAGAAAAGGAGATTTAATATTTCCGCTTCACAAACAGGGCGACGACCAGCAGTGCCCCGAGAATTGTTACTGGCAGAACCGGGGATTTGTGCGTAGGCGTTGCTGCAACCAGCGCGGAAGAGACCGTGCTGGTAGCACCGGCATTTACCTGGATGGTTGTTGAATAATCCTGGTATCCATCAAGCCGCATGGTCACGAGATGATTACCGGCAGCGACACTGTTCAGCGTAAGAGGTGTGATCCCGATAAAATTGTTATCAAGGAAGACATTGGCACCCGATGGTGTCGAGGACACGGACAGACCCCCCGTACCGGATACCGGTGAGAGTGGCTGGAGAACCTTGTTCACTTCCGTAACAGTATTTGCGGTAACACTGACCACAGCGGAGTAGGGCTGGTACCCGTTCAGGGAAAGGGCAACCGTGCGGGACCCTACGGGGATGTTATTCAGTTTGAGGGAGCCGGAGGCGGGTGTCTGCCCGAAACTGATCCCGTCGACCGTAACCGCTGCACCACCTGGGCTCGAAGAGACATAAATCCATCCAGAGCTGCTGACCGGCAGGGGATTCAAAGTCCCGTCAACCGTCCTGGTACCCCCGGCAGGAACGTCAACCGTGGACTTCCAGTCATAATAACCGGCATGATCGAGCTGGACAATATGGGTAGTTGCAGCCACATTGTTGATCGTCATCGGAGTGATGCCCCGGTAGACACTGTCAAGATAGATATTGGAACCGGTCGGCTGGGAGATTATGTAGAGCGAACCGGTGGTATCGAGCCGGGAGAGCGGGCAGTAGACACTGGATCTCGATCCGGAGGAGACCGATACCGAGGTTGTGTAGGGCTGGTAGCCGGACATGTCTGCTTCGATCGTGTACGTCCCGGGCCAGACATCGCTGATGACCAGAGGAGAGAGGCCCCGATAATTCCCATTGAAATAGATCTGTGCGCCCGATGGCTGGGATTCCACCGAGATCGAACCGTAATTCACCGGAGCCTGGGTCGGGACCGGGTTGAGAGTGGCGTAGACAGTCCGGGTCTGTCCCGCTGACGGCATCTCGACCGAGGTTGAAAATGGTGTATACCCGCTCTTCTCAACGGACACGGTATTTACCGGTGAGCCGGTTGTGTACACCGGAACCGTGAGGGATCCGCCGGAAATGATTCCCTGGTATACCCCGTTGAAACTGACACTTGCACCATCGACATTGCACATTACCTGGATCCAGCCTTCCTGACCACCGAGTGCAGTAACAGGAGAGACTGACAGGAGAACAATACCAAAAATAATACCAATAACAAGAAGATCTTTTCTCATACTATCCATCCAGAAGGTCATCGGCATAATGCCAAAAAAACATTTCCCTCTGAATTCAGCAATCCTTTTTGAAAAATACAGCCTGGATCTCGGAACGGACGTGATTTATCCCTCGCACACGGAGGGTCCACGCCGGTTCTGCGATCGATTCGATACCGAACGATGAGAAAAGGTTTCGGACTTCGTTCTCGGAAAAATAGTGTGTCCGGACACCGGTTCCTCTCAAAAAGGTTCCCGGTTCGATCTCCTGCCCGTTACCAAACCGGAAATCCTTTTCTGAAAATTCCGAGAAGAAGAGACGGCCCTGCGGCCGGAGGACCCGTGCGATTTCCCCGGTGCAGTGCCAGCGATCATCTGCGCTCATGTGACCAAGAAGATGCCAGGCAAATACACAATCAAAGGATCCGGGCCGGAACGGTATGTGTCCTGCATCGGACAGCACGATCTCACAGGAAAATCCTGGTGATGCGATTTTCCGGGACAGCTTTACTGCAGCAGGAGAGAAATCCGTGGCCACAACATCCCAGCCTTTCCGGAGCATGCCCCCAAGAGTTTTGCCATTCCCGCATCCGAGTTCCAGTACCCGTGAAGAGACCGGGAGTGCGGGCAGGATATGGATGGCCCCACCCCACAGGCAGCCGCGTACTGAATACTCCTTCTCCCAGATTTTCCCGTCCGGTGAATTCCTTTGTAGCATTTCTTTAGTGGATCTGGATCTTCATCCTATAAACTGCCCTCGCCCGTTTACCATAATTCTCAGAGGGAAGATACATCAAATCCCAAAAAAAGATTGCCGTCTGTCCGAGAAACAGTTACCGGGGGAAAAACTCCTTCTTTCCCGGGATATACACTGCAGAAGAATATTCTTCGATGAAATCCGAATCCACGAGAAGATCGATATAAACCATCTTCATTGCAACCTCCTCGGCTTCCTGCCGGTTCTTCATCGAGACGAGCAGGGCATGAGCTCCCGAGAGCGAACCGTTCCCGAGAATGTGATATGCAGCATGGGGAAAATCAGGAATTATGCCGAACCGGATGATCTTCTGCTGGTCGGCATATGCACCGAAAGCCCCGGCCAGGTACACGTGGCGGACATCGGAAACGGCGATGCGGTATTTCTTTAAGAGTACGCCAATCGAACCGCAGGCAGCAGCCTTGGAATCGATCAGGTACGCCATGTCCTGCCGGGTGATAACAATATCCCGGCCGGTTGCGGTCTTCTCTTTTTCCACGAGCACAAATTCAGATCCGTCCGGGCCCTGCCGGACTCCCGGTCGGCCATCTACAAACTTTCCGGTAAAGTCGAGGATCCCCGCATCTGCCATTGCAGCAGCCGCATCGATGATAGCAGATCCACAGAGACCCCGGGGGGGCTCGTTATCAATCGTGGTCCAGTGTACAGCACAGGTTGCCGGATCGATTGCAATATGATCGATGGCTCCCCGCATGGCCCGCATGCCGGAGGAGATGCCCGCGCCTTCAAACGCAGGGCCGGATGCACAGGATACCGATGAGAGCCATTCGGAATTCCCCAGGACCACTTCCCCGTTTGTTCCGAGATCGATGAGAAGCGAAAGATCTTCCGACCGGTACATTTTCGAGGCTACAACATCCCCTACCGCATCTCCGCCAACGAACCGGCTGACGTTCGGGAGGCAGTACACAAAGGAGTCCGGGTTGACAAGAAGCCCCAGGGACCGGGCCCTGACAATTACCGGCTTTCTTGAGATCTCGGTATTGGCAAGCTCAAGAGCAGACGACTCCATTCCAAGAAAGAGATGGTGCATGACCGTGTTGCCGGCAATGCAGACATCATAGATGGAATCTGCCCCGATATCAGCCATAACTGCAAGCTGGCCTATCACATCATTGATACTATCGATTGCAGCAGCCTGGAGCTTCCGTTTCCCCTCGCCCTTTTTTGCAAACGCTATACGCGTCAGCAACTCTTCGCCGTACGTTATCTGGCGGTTCATTGCGGAGGCATGGGCAATGGTTTTTCCGGTGGCGAGATCGACGAGGATCCCGACAACGGTGGTTGTCCCGAGGTCGAGCGCAATCCCGAAAACGGTGCGGGTTGTATCGCCAGGTTCGATACTGACAACTTCCGGGTAACGGTTTGTTTTCGAGATGGTGACTGTTACAGTATCTTTTGTATATGCCAGCAGGTGATTCTGGTGGCGGGTCATATGCGGGCGTGTGCCGGAATAGCCTTCGAGTTTGAGCGACCGATGGTCAGAAGACGGGTGAAGGGAATCCCCGGTCTTTAATAGGTGTTTTGTTACCGCCGGCGCAAGCTCTCCATGGGGAACGATATGGTTCAAGAGAATCTTCGGGGCATCGATCCGGCTCTCGACCGGAATGATAAACTCGCAGTCGCCCTGCACATGCGTGTGGCAGGCCCGGCAATAGTTCTTCTCAATCTCGCCCGGGGTCAATCCTTTGAGACTTTCGGGGGTCCCGATGTCGCAGGTTCCTTTGAGATAGATGATCCGGCACTTGTTGCACTCCCCCTTTCCCCCGCAGATGCTCTCGAACTGGATACCGGCAAGCCGGATCGCATCCAGTACGGTTGCACCGGCAGGGATGCTGACAACCCGGTTTACCGGGTGGAATACAACGTTGACGTGATCTGCCATTCCATTCTCCACTATGGTCGATGAGTATGCGGTTCATCCATGACCGGCCGATCCCTCGGAAACAGAACCGGCGGGGCTCCCCGGGAATTCAGGCTGTATCCGGGGGCCAGTTGTCCCGGAGGTATTGCGGGATGCCGGAGGAATCTTTCGGGCCGACCAGGATCCTCCAGCCGGATGCCTCCTCGGTCTCGCCGCTCAGACGGGCTGCGAGCCCCGGGATGATGAGGACATTGTGGCTGACAAGACTGGATACATTATAGGCTTTGAGAGCATCCCGGATCGAATCGGCCGTGAAGTAGCGTCCGGCAACAGCACTTTCCACACTCAGGCCGCCGGTATCCACGACAATGAGATAACAGTCGAGATTTGCAGACTTGATATCGGATTCTACCGTGAAATACGTGAGCGCGTAATTGGTGGTGATGAGTACAGGCGAGTCCGGGTTTGGCCGGCCGAACGATTTTACACCCGACTCAACAGAGACGGGTTTCCTTGGGTCTGTGTAGAGATTGAACCGCCAGATGAGCTGGGGAAGGAGCACCCAGCCATCCAGGCAGTGCATGATCAAGATATCTGCGTACCGGGAGAGGAGCATGGACGCGGTTATCGCTTCCCGCCACTTGAGCACCTCTTCAGAGATCTCTTCACCGGCCCAGACCGTCAGCGGGACACCGAGAAGCGGGTAGCCGAACAGTTCATCGAAATTCCTGCAGGCACCGGCCCGGATTGCAGTGAAATTGTTGATAGTATCCGCGAGCCCTTCCTCGGCATAAGTCCCGGGATCGAGAACCAGGTCCGATACGCCATACTCTTTCAAAGTCCTGACAAGCGAGCGGAGGAGGCTAAGATTGTTCGGGGCAAAGACGGCAAGGGGTGCATCGTGCGCAAGTGCCAGCTCCGCCATCTCCTTCCACGTGCGTTCAGTAGCAGCATAGATGAGCGGCCGCTGGCCGGGAATCTCCTCCAGGCCGGCTTTCATGACTGCCGGGTCAAGAGCGCAGAGGATGAGGGGATACCGGCTTGCACCGGCAACCTTCCGGACAACGGACCCGAAGGTTTCGGGATCGCCCGAGCAGGACCGGACTGCGATTGCGTTTGGCACCAGTTTCCTGCCGATATAATTGTACGAGAACATCTCGATGTGCCGGACCCGTTCAAGCAGTTCTTCTTCCTGCATGAGATCGTGGACATCAAGTGCTATCGGCGTCGGGTTGTGGTACGTGAACTCGTGTCGCTGGAGGACATATTTCCCGCCAACGGTTACCCGGGATTCCCCGGTTCCTATCTGCACTGCACGAACCGGCGGTGCAAGCAGGACGGCGAGCGCATCATACGAGCCGGCATTCTCTTCAGCAAGGACCGGGGGGCAATCATTGAGCACCAGTTCCCCGTTGACAAGCCGGGTTGCAAAAGCCATGCAGTTGGCCTCCCCGCACTCCCGGCAGTTGGTCTTCGGGAGATGTTTGTATACATCGATGGGACTGATCTCGCGGATGCTTTTTCTGCGTTTCTGTTCCGGCATGCTTCCCGCCTGGCTCATAATCTCACACTCACCCAGTCCTGTATGCTGTCGGATTTCGCACTCCCGGGTCTTCCGAGCCGGTGGATCACGTCTTTCAAGGTAAGCACCGCTGCCGGGTGCATCATGAGGAAGAGATCCATGCCGGCGAGGAGGAGCGTGAGCGCATTGATGGTCTCCCAGATCGGGCCCCGGAGCTGCCGGGAGCCGTACTCGGGAGACATCTTCATCCAGGCTTCCCGGGCCGCCCAGGCATTGGTGGCTGCAGAGATCACCGGGTGTGCAAGCTCAGAATCGCCCATCAGCGCAGCATACCGGGCCCGCTCGTGGATGGTGAATGAATACTCAAGACCGTACCCGAGCGCAACGGTTGTCAGGTCCATCACGATCTGTTCCGGAGGGATGTACTGGTACAACCGGCGGTTGAGCTCTTTCGCATTGTTCAGTTCAAGACCGGTGAAAGCAAGCAGCACGTGCCCGTTGTCCCGGGCCGCAGTCGCGACCCGCTCAAGGGTCTTGGACTCCGCCATATCAAGCGTGACCGAATTGAGGAGAAGGCGTTCTCCCTGGGCCATCTCGGCAACTGCCGTGAAGACTTCCGCATCCTTCCGGGGATCCCCGCACCCGCCGACAATAATCGGGACATCCACAGCCTGGAGGATCTCTTCGACCGTTTTTACCGCCGATGCAGGGGTGGCATCCTTGAAAAGGGGATCGGTGCTCATCAGGTGGATGGTGATGGCATCGGCCCCGAATTTCTTCACGTTCATCTTTGCCCACTCAGCGGGATCTTCCATGACCTCAGAAACATTCTCTCTGAGCACCTTGGGAAGGGAAACGTTCATGTCAAATACATCGAGAGCGATGACCGGCAGATGGGGCGGGAGGTGAAGGCCGTCAAAGTACGCAGGCGTTGTCGCCCCGCCAATCGTGATGGACGATGACCGGCTCCCTCCCTCTGCCCGGGTCGCACCCAGGGTCACTTCCCGGATTTGCCCGGGATAGGAAAATTCAAGGGGGGCATAAGATTCACGATACAGCTCCGTGGGCTTGGCCGGGGCCTTGACTGCCAGGCCCGGGGTGGAGACGGGTTGAGGCTGCATACCGCCAAACGCAGGAATGAAGAGTTCGAGATCGCCTATCTCCATGGTGAAGTTCTCGAGCTCCACCTGGCGGACCCCTTTTAAGAGTTCCAGGATCTGGGGTGCCAGGGAGAGGAGCTTCTCATTATCCGTGGATACATCAATCCTTTTTTGCGCCATGGTCGTCACCTCCATATCCCGGCCGTATCGGCTGGATGATCACTTTATCGGCAGTGATCCGGGCATTTTTAAAAATAATCCTGAACCCTCCCGACTGGAAGGGAATATCCCCGACAGACAAGACCGTTCCGCCCCCAGGAGATTTTTGCTCTTCGGCAGCCGGTGCCTTCCACCGCTGGATAACAGGATGGTTATGGGTTTCCAGGAAGGATTTGAGATCAGGAATGGATGAGACATCCTTCTCAGTTGCAATGGCATCGATGACACTTGCGGGAATAAACTGCCGGAGTTTCTCTTTTGTATCGGACGGCATCCAGACCACCCGGTCATATCCCCCGTCGGCATGCATGAACCGCCTGGACCGCATGTATTCGATCGAGATTCCGTGGAAACCCTCGACCTGCCGGCCGCCGGCAGTCGAGTCTGCCATAGTTGAGAAGGGAAGGCCGTTCACGGTAGGTTCACGGAAACTGCGCAGCACAATGCCGAAGCCCTCGACTTCCGGAATGTAAAACGCAATTCCTTCGAAGCAGCCGCAGGACGTATGGGGGTAACCGAAGGCCGAGTAAAGATAAACACGGTTCACCTCTCCCATGGACCGCTTCTTGGCACTCTCATTTACACCGCTGTACTCGCCATTCTCGGCATCCAGGCACTCACCCTTCTCGATGGCATATATCGGTCCGTCGGGGTCGATACCGGCTGCCGCCCTCCCGTCAAACCAGCTGATGGCCCCGCAGTTGGCGTAACGCTGGGGGGTGATGACACAGACATGGGTCGGGGCAAAGGACTGGCAGAGCGCACAGCCATAGAAGGAATCGACATCTTCGTCCAGGAGTCCCCGGGCGCGTGCATCACGGGCCTCGTACATCTGGAGAGCTTCTGCGTAGAGGGGGCGGATCTTTTCAGGATCGGTGATGAACGAGACCTGGATCTTCTCGATGATGGGGAGTTCGTTCCGGAAGAGTTCGATCATCACCTGGCCAATGAACCGGAAGGAGGTGAGTCCCTTTCTGAATGCTTTTTTGGAGAGACGGATCCAGATGTCGTACCGCTGATTGAGGTGCATGAAACCCTCGATGTAATTGCAGTACTCGTGGATACGCCGCTCGACCACGCCTTCAAGATCGGTCTCGACCCGGGATCCGGAGATCTCCACGAGGATCCCGAGGGGATAGTGCTTGCCTTCTTCCATATCGCCAATATCGGGACCGAGGATGCGTATTGCGCCATCCTCGATCTGGTCCGGCGTGCGGACTCTTACGATCTCGAACTTTTCGGGAACCGACGGGCCCCCGAGCTCGACCTGCATGTCATTTTTCCGGACACGTTCTCCCTCATGGACAAGGCCGACTTCAACAGGTATCGTCTCAAACATGGTATCTCCCTAGTCCCCCAGATTCGAGACAATCCCCTTGAGATTGGCAGCCCAGTCTTTTATCGTGCTGTTGGGAAACGACCAGCTCGCATTGGGCTGGTACACGCAGTCAAGGGTCATGGTCTTCACGGTCGGTGCGAAATGCTTGAGCCCGGAGAGGATGGTCGATTCCATGGCATAGGGGAGTCCAACAAAGATGGCGAGATCGTATGGATCTTTCCCGTCAAGGCCTTTCCAGGATGGATCCGTGAGCCGGTTGCTGATATCGACCGCAGGCATGATCGCGGCAGGGGAGAACTGCCGGCTGAGGAACTCCTTGTTCGTGCTGGCGGTAACAACAACCGGAATTTTTGCTTTTTTTGCAAGCTCGATCAAGCAGTCGATGAGTTTCTTCCCCTCAACCTCGTATTCGACAATGCCGTGGCCTACGATCATGATCGGGCGTTTTGCCCGGCGTATCATGGCATCGGCAATGTCCGGTTTGACGATGAGGGAGGCCTTCTTCGGCCCGGGGATCTCGGCGGTCTGCCAGGAGTCGGTCATCGGCATGCTTCTCACACCTTCCTGTGGATCATCCGCGGGAGAAGCGTGGGATCGGGAATGGGATGCTCTTTCCAGTCCTTTCCGGCAAGGTGCCGTTCGATCTCGTCCTTCATTGTTAAGGGGATATCGCTCTTGGTCCGGATAAACAGGTGGACATCCTCGGGGATTCCGCCAACCATCCGTTTGTGGAGATCGATGTAATGCGCGAGTTTATTGGCCCGGCCTTTGCTCGTGTCGTTCGGCCGCATGGTCAGCTTCGCAATCATCACCATCGCCTCCTCCTTGGTCTCTGCTGCAAAGAAGAGGTGTTCCGGGACCGGGCCGACATATATTTTCTCCCCGGTCCTGGCATCGTGCACGTACCAGTCTTCCTCCCGGTCGGACCGGCCGAGCAGCATCCGGCGGTACTTGGTCCCGTGCGGGCCGACAACCACGGGAATTCCCAGGCGCCAGAACCCGGCCGCGATAGCCACGGCTTTCTGGGACATGGCTCCCCAGGCAACCCCGACGGCACCGACTCGGTTGTACACGTAATCGGCAATCTCCTCGTAATTGCCCCGGAGCGGGCGCTTGGCAAAGACGCTTGCTATCTTGATTGCCGCCCCCGCAATATGGGAGTTGGCAACACACGAGCCGACATTCACGATCCCGCCGGCTTCAAACGCGCCGGGATAGCGCTCGTATGCGGTCTTTCCTTCCTCGTCCCGGAACATACCGGCGGACATGGCAGAGCATCCCGACGTGCAGACAATGTACCGGCGTTTTGCAAACTCCATGCACATCTCCGCCACTTCCCGCGAACCCTTGGGATAATTGGCGCAGCCGACAAACGCAACAACCCCGGGGATCTCCCCAAGGACAATCGGGCCGCCGACTTTCCGGATCTCCACGTCCTGGATAGGCCCGCGACCGGCCCGGAGGCAGTAATTGTCTTCCCGGGTTTTTTTGTCCGCAGCAGATACGATCAGGCTGTGAACCGGGATCTTGTGGGTGCAGGCCGGCTCGCAGCGCCCGCAGCCGATGCAGTCATCGTAAATCTCGTCGAGACCCGAGAGATTTCCGCCCGCGGCAGCCTTGATAGCCTGCGGGAGCGGGAGATCATTGGGGCAGGCCCTGCGGCAGAGCATGCACTGGGTGCACTTCTTCGCAAGCTCGATGAGCAGTTCCTTTGAGGGAAGTGTTCCTTTCTTCTTCCGTTTCGGGGCAACCGCCTGAGCCGTGCGGACCGCAACAACACCCACTTTTTCCGGATCCAGGATGAGGGCACCGGTAACGGTCCCGCTCACGAACCCTTCCACAATATCCTCAACAGAATCGTGCGTCCTGTCCGGAAGTCCGAGACAATTCTTCTCGCTCGTTGCAATGAGGGGAGTGTGGATCAGGGCCGCTTCTTCGAGCGTATCGGTGCGGACGCACTGTTCGTCAACGACAATGACATCGGGAACCCCGCTCCGGATATAGCGCAGCTGCCAGGATATGGGGCCGATGATCTTGGCTTTTGCGGAGTACCGTGTCACATCGAGAGCCGTGCAGCAGATACCGGTTACTTCGATTGCTGAACTGAGGTTGTTCTCCCGGAGGAAATCGATGATACTTGCTGCCGGGGGAACATTGTGGCCAACGACAAGGATGACCGGTTTTTCCAGGTCAACGGTACCAAGGCCGAGATCGACAAGCGCAGCATCCGGGTCGGCTCTCGGGAAATTCAGGGTGGAGATCTGGGCTATGTCGGCAACTTCCATTCCCACGTGGTCGATCATGCCGGCATGGAAGACTTTAGACTCAAAGTCCAGATTATTGCCTTCCTGGCCGGTATGGGTGACAGCAAGGAGCTGGGTGATCTGGTTCTCGCAATAGTCGAGGACCTGTTCAAAGTCGCCGAGGGTTGCGGGTTTGATCCCGCACACCAGCCGGGTTATCGGGGCTTCGACCTCGATTCCCACATCCCCGAAACTTATCGGGTGATCGTGGCCGAATTTTTCAAGCAGGTGCGTGAGCAGCTCCCGCGAATGGCTGGTGTGCGTTGCAGCCCCGATGCAGGCCGAGATAAGAACGGTCCGGGACTGCTGCGCCGGCATCGAGATGCCGCAGGCACCCCGTTTCCTGCCGGTCAGATCGCATTTCCCGTACGTGCAGAGGCAGCAGAGGTCGCAGAACGGCATATAGAAGGGTTTGTACCGTTCCAGGAGACGCTTGTCCCAGGGTCGCAGCGTGGTTAAGGACGGGAATGGCGTTGGTCCCTGCTTCTCGTCCCAGGTGTCCCGTATGACCGATCCAATGGTGAGATTGAGATTATGGAGGTGTGCCCCACCAGTTTTCAGTTCCTGTATCCTGAGGTTCACACCGTTTTTACTCATATCAAAAAACCACCGTAAGGATTCAACTATACATTGAGGGATGAGTAAAATAAGGTTATCGTAGTTGACATCGCCTGAAAAAGGAAAATTCGCCCGGCCCGGGCCCCGGTTATCCGGAAAGAACGGCATCCAGCAGAGCGGATACGGACCGGTAAGCAACTGATGTTGCAGGAAGATCCAGCAGGGACCTGCCGGCCAGTACGTACGCTGCCAGCTCGTCGTCGCGCTCGATCTTGCCAAGATACGGGAGACCGGTCTCCGCGGCAGCCCGGTCATGGAGATCGGCAGGGAACCCGTATCCCCCGGCAATGTAAAATTCCTTAAAACCGATCCCCACTTCCCGGATCACCCGGTGGGCTCTCCGGACATGGGCAAAGGATTTGCTGGAGGGGCCCATGACATCGATCACCAGGTCCACGTCGCGGGCGATCTTCCGGTTCAGGTGCTCGAGGCCCCCGGGGGAATCGATCAGGATATAGCGGTACTGTTTTGTGATCTGGCCGAGCGCATTTTTTAACGCAGCATCGGGAAGGCAGTAACAGCCTTCAACCCACTTGGTCCCGACCGCAATGAGATCGAAATCGCTGCCCTCGTAAAGGCCGTCTTCCCAGATCCGGGTCTCGATCCGTTTCGAAGGGGGGATGCCCACGGTCGTCCCGCCCCGGGCAATGAACGTGTCCGAGAGGAGTTCCGCGATAGTGGACTTTCCTTCGGATTCGAGATCAACGCCCATCATCTCGGCCAGATTCTGGTCGGGATCCGCGTCCACGAGCAGGACCGGAGTCTGCTTCTTCTCTATGAGATACCGGGCCATCAGGGAGACAAAACTCGTCTTCCCGGTCCCGCCCCGGCCCATGGTCACAATGGTCTTCATGGCTGATCGGTCTCTGTTTTTGCAAGAGTTTCTGCAAGTTCTCTTATTGCCCGGTATGCTGCAGACCGGGATTCATCGAGAGGATCGCCGGAAATGCCGGTCTCGGCTACTTCGGGATCATAGGGGATGGTGCCAATGACGGCAAGGTCGTGAGTTTTGGCAAATTCGCGTATCACATCCTCGTGCCGGGGAGTGCCGACACGGTTCCCGACAAGACCGACCCGGGCGATATCCGATTCGCGGGCAAGCCGGCAGATCACATTCGCAGTCTCGAGCGATTTCCTGTTGGCATCCGTAACCACGAGAAGGGAGTCGACATGGCCGGCAGTGCCCCGGCCAAGATGTTCGATCCCTGCCTCCATATCAAGAATGACCGCTTCATCCCGGTCCACAACAAGATGGCGCATAAGGGCTTTTATCACCGAATGGGCCGGGCAGACACAGCCGCTTCCCATGGCTTTGACCGTGCCCATCACGAGGAGATGGGCGCCCGAGGGAGTGGGAACGGCATGATTTCGGATGATGTCGTCTACCGTGAACGTAAGCCGGAAGACCCCGGGATACTCGGTGCCGGTCTTTACGCGGATCAGATCCTCGTTCTCCGCAACAGGAACAATGCGTGCCGCTTCTTCGATGGTCAGGCCAAGCGAGAGAGCAAGATTGGGGGATGAATCCGCATCGATGGCGAGCACCG
This region includes:
- the cdhD gene encoding CO dehydrogenase/acetyl-CoA synthase subunit delta; this translates as MAQKRIDVSTDNEKLLSLAPQILELLKGVRQVELENFTMEIGDLELFIPAFGGMQPQPVSTPGLAVKAPAKPTELYRESYAPLEFSYPGQIREVTLGATRAEGGSRSSSITIGGATTPAYFDGLHLPPHLPVIALDVFDMNVSLPKVLRENVSEVMEDPAEWAKMNVKKFGADAITIHLMSTDPLFKDATPASAVKTVEEILQAVDVPIIVGGCGDPRKDAEVFTAVAEMAQGERLLLNSVTLDMAESKTLERVATAARDNGHVLLAFTGLELNNAKELNRRLYQYIPPEQIVMDLTTVALGYGLEYSFTIHERARYAALMGDSELAHPVISAATNAWAAREAWMKMSPEYGSRQLRGPIWETINALTLLLAGMDLFLMMHPAAVLTLKDVIHRLGRPGSAKSDSIQDWVSVRL
- the cdhC gene encoding CO dehydrogenase/CO-methylating acetyl-CoA synthase complex subunit beta, yielding MFETIPVEVGLVHEGERVRKNDMQVELGGPSVPEKFEIVRVRTPDQIEDGAIRILGPDIGDMEEGKHYPLGILVEISGSRVETDLEGVVERRIHEYCNYIEGFMHLNQRYDIWIRLSKKAFRKGLTSFRFIGQVMIELFRNELPIIEKIQVSFITDPEKIRPLYAEALQMYEARDARARGLLDEDVDSFYGCALCQSFAPTHVCVITPQRYANCGAISWFDGRAAAGIDPDGPIYAIEKGECLDAENGEYSGVNESAKKRSMGEVNRVYLYSAFGYPHTSCGCFEGIAFYIPEVEGFGIVLRSFREPTVNGLPFSTMADSTAGGRQVEGFHGISIEYMRSRRFMHADGGYDRVVWMPSDTKEKLRQFIPASVIDAIATEKDVSSIPDLKSFLETHNHPVIQRWKAPAAEEQKSPGGGTVLSVGDIPFQSGGFRIIFKNARITADKVIIQPIRPGYGGDDHGAKKD
- the cdhB gene encoding CO dehydrogenase/acetyl-CoA synthase complex subunit epsilon, encoding MPMTDSWQTAEIPGPKKASLIVKPDIADAMIRRAKRPIMIVGHGIVEYEVEGKKLIDCLIELAKKAKIPVVVTASTNKEFLSRQFSPAAIMPAVDISNRLTDPSWKGLDGKDPYDLAIFVGLPYAMESTILSGLKHFAPTVKTMTLDCVYQPNASWSFPNSTIKDWAANLKGIVSNLGD
- the cdhA gene encoding CO dehydrogenase/acetyl-CoA synthase complex subunit alpha, producing MSKNGVNLRIQELKTGGAHLHNLNLTIGSVIRDTWDEKQGPTPFPSLTTLRPWDKRLLERYKPFYMPFCDLCCLCTYGKCDLTGRKRGACGISMPAQQSRTVLISACIGAATHTSHSRELLTHLLEKFGHDHPISFGDVGIEVEAPITRLVCGIKPATLGDFEQVLDYCENQITQLLAVTHTGQEGNNLDFESKVFHAGMIDHVGMEVADIAQISTLNFPRADPDAALVDLGLGTVDLEKPVILVVGHNVPPAASIIDFLRENNLSSAIEVTGICCTALDVTRYSAKAKIIGPISWQLRYIRSGVPDVIVVDEQCVRTDTLEEAALIHTPLIATSEKNCLGLPDRTHDSVEDIVEGFVSGTVTGALILDPEKVGVVAVRTAQAVAPKRKKKGTLPSKELLIELAKKCTQCMLCRRACPNDLPLPQAIKAAAGGNLSGLDEIYDDCIGCGRCEPACTHKIPVHSLIVSAADKKTREDNYCLRAGRGPIQDVEIRKVGGPIVLGEIPGVVAFVGCANYPKGSREVAEMCMEFAKRRYIVCTSGCSAMSAGMFRDEEGKTAYERYPGAFEAGGIVNVGSCVANSHIAGAAIKIASVFAKRPLRGNYEEIADYVYNRVGAVGVAWGAMSQKAVAIAAGFWRLGIPVVVGPHGTKYRRMLLGRSDREEDWYVHDARTGEKIYVGPVPEHLFFAAETKEEAMVMIAKLTMRPNDTSKGRANKLAHYIDLHKRMVGGIPEDVHLFIRTKSDIPLTMKDEIERHLAGKDWKEHPIPDPTLLPRMIHRKV